From a region of the Pelagicoccus enzymogenes genome:
- a CDS encoding VOC family protein: MKNRTVTITVSASLDEVFSFLADPKTLPLWAVSFCQSVRKEDERWVVTTPLGGALAFAIDADRASGCIEMLAGPTLELMETFPIRVFKADNGQTVASFTMFKSQRPGMTDALFEMHYRGLVREVGSLVERFGGGEVSSGLPEESRLCVGIVSENLEATRAFYCGYFGFEAVFDAPFYLHLRGPGGEQIGVMAAAADAEHREFEVATSGRGVWLSLSVEDVDAEHQRLEGEGLLFREAPTDQPWGERTCVAVDPNGVLIYLSSPNGRMDGSRKGFVKEPGAEVVG, from the coding sequence ATGAAGAACCGCACTGTTACAATCACTGTTTCCGCTTCGCTGGACGAAGTGTTTTCTTTTTTGGCCGACCCCAAAACCTTGCCGCTGTGGGCAGTCAGCTTTTGCCAGTCCGTCCGCAAGGAGGACGAGCGTTGGGTGGTGACGACGCCTCTGGGTGGAGCGCTAGCGTTTGCTATCGACGCGGATCGCGCCAGCGGTTGCATTGAAATGTTGGCGGGTCCGACCTTGGAGTTGATGGAAACTTTTCCCATTCGCGTCTTCAAGGCGGACAACGGGCAGACGGTCGCTTCGTTTACGATGTTCAAGTCGCAGCGTCCCGGCATGACGGACGCTCTTTTTGAAATGCACTACCGCGGGCTGGTGCGCGAGGTGGGATCCCTTGTCGAGCGTTTTGGCGGTGGGGAAGTGAGCTCCGGTCTGCCTGAAGAAAGCCGGCTTTGCGTGGGAATCGTCAGCGAAAATTTGGAGGCGACGCGAGCGTTCTACTGCGGGTACTTCGGTTTCGAAGCTGTCTTCGATGCCCCGTTCTACCTGCATCTCCGTGGACCGGGCGGAGAGCAGATTGGAGTGATGGCTGCGGCAGCGGACGCGGAGCATCGGGAGTTCGAGGTGGCGACCTCGGGTAGGGGCGTGTGGCTCTCTCTTTCCGTGGAGGACGTGGATGCCGAGCATCAGCGATTGGAGGGCGAGGGCTTGCTGTTCCGCGAAGCTCCTACAGATCAGCCTTGGGGCGAGCGGACGTGCGTAGCAGTCGATCCCAACGGCGTTTTGATATACCTCAGTTCGCCGAACGGGAGGATGGACGGCTCTCGCAAGGGCTTCGTGAAAGAACCCGGAGCTGAAGTTGTCGGCTAG
- a CDS encoding TolB family protein, with translation MKALSIAMLSLGFATSLAAQTINGIDYSTYGDPANTFEMTHSDILGQRFASEHLTLVDPVTEVPYIALTTSKHSNSKFYQTHPSWTPDGKYIIFRSSRGRNEDTGSRGFAYAMSMETFEITQVTTADWGSNLHLGWKENLAYFFHDQKLKALDLGQLLADSAAGSVAAPETYLTTLITLPEGFRHTGGLGIDANQNRAYFGGRGENRGTILYSADFSTGELTQLLEVPLWANHIQANPYVSGEFMYCWETRGDAPQRMWMVSISPDGSVTNRAVYPEKPSEWVTHEVYSDADHIVFNVMAHLDRLQENPTGVFSLNLRTDEVTNHGQIGKGGFWHCDRSEDGRWIVADTFDGELYRIDTETGIQTLLTTGHRGISKSPFTSEAHSHHNISPDNKWVLFNSSQLTDSDIMLVPLHPEQAK, from the coding sequence ATGAAAGCCCTTTCCATCGCTATGCTATCTCTCGGATTCGCCACCAGCCTAGCAGCCCAAACCATCAATGGCATCGACTACTCGACCTACGGAGATCCAGCCAACACCTTCGAAATGACGCACAGCGACATTCTCGGCCAGCGCTTCGCTTCCGAGCACCTCACGCTCGTCGACCCCGTCACCGAAGTGCCCTACATCGCGCTGACCACTTCCAAGCACAGCAATTCCAAATTCTACCAAACCCACCCCAGCTGGACCCCGGACGGCAAGTATATCATCTTTCGATCCAGCCGCGGCCGCAACGAAGATACCGGCTCCCGCGGCTTCGCCTACGCGATGTCCATGGAAACCTTCGAAATCACCCAAGTCACCACCGCAGATTGGGGCAGCAATCTCCACCTCGGCTGGAAGGAAAACCTCGCCTACTTCTTCCACGACCAAAAATTAAAGGCCCTCGACCTCGGCCAATTGCTCGCCGACAGCGCGGCTGGCTCAGTGGCCGCTCCCGAGACTTATCTCACCACCCTCATCACCCTCCCCGAAGGCTTTCGCCATACTGGCGGCCTCGGCATCGACGCGAACCAAAACAGGGCCTATTTCGGCGGACGAGGAGAAAACCGCGGCACCATTCTCTACTCCGCCGACTTCTCGACCGGAGAACTGACCCAGTTGCTCGAAGTCCCGCTCTGGGCCAACCACATCCAAGCCAATCCCTACGTCAGCGGCGAATTCATGTACTGCTGGGAAACCCGCGGCGACGCCCCTCAACGTATGTGGATGGTATCCATTTCTCCAGACGGCTCCGTCACCAACCGAGCCGTCTATCCGGAAAAGCCATCCGAGTGGGTCACGCACGAGGTCTACAGCGACGCCGATCACATCGTCTTCAACGTCATGGCTCACCTCGACCGCTTGCAAGAGAATCCCACCGGCGTCTTTTCCCTCAACCTGCGCACCGACGAAGTCACCAACCACGGGCAAATCGGCAAAGGCGGCTTTTGGCACTGCGACCGCAGCGAAGACGGACGCTGGATCGTGGCCGACACCTTCGACGGCGAGCTCTACCGCATCGATACCGAAACCGGTATCCAAACGCTGCTTACAACCGGACACCGTGGAATCTCAAAGAGTCCCTTCACCAGCGAAGCCCACTCGCATCACAACATCAGTCCGGACAACAAATGGGTGCTCTTCAATTCCAGCCAGCTGACCGACTCGGACATCATGCTCGTCCCGCTCCACCCGGAGCAGGCAAAGTAG
- a CDS encoding capsule assembly Wzi family protein gives MNFPAGKRASRALFPTQILTVFATLATASLSAQNAIAPGDEALRHHLQLLIDEGVVETLSTSWPLSDKEIALSVASVNADELTPSQSQSLSALQQRLARTAKASTVLQYGSDRQELRGFADDFRERGEIRFQTNEQVGLFTFHLQAAAVDDPLDSKDYRLDGSYVSLDWKNWQFGAGAIDRWWGPGWQGSLILSNNARPSPGLFLNRNTTKAFDLPVLRKLGPWSFSAFANQLESDRHIPDAKLLGARFTFKPIDSLEIGLSRTAQWGGEGRPENLSSLKDLILGNDNVGDDGIELDGSNEPGNQLGGIDLRWTTRIAEQPVTFYGQLIGEDEAGGFPSRKIGLFGIETPIATNFSQGRVFLEASDTTMDFLDDRFANGTYNHSVYQSGYRYRGNALGASTDNDSRLLTLGGFHEIGSDNSLTWKAQYASLNRDGSPGRNTIASSHEQVGILSAKFEHQLNEQLSLGLNASHLLDDVSPDTRLPKSSIQLALTIFN, from the coding sequence ATGAATTTTCCCGCCGGCAAACGAGCTTCTCGCGCCCTCTTTCCTACTCAGATCCTCACGGTTTTCGCCACGCTGGCCACCGCCTCCCTCTCCGCGCAAAACGCTATCGCTCCGGGAGACGAAGCCCTTCGCCACCACCTCCAGCTTCTCATCGACGAGGGTGTCGTGGAAACGCTCAGCACCAGTTGGCCACTCTCCGACAAGGAAATCGCCCTCAGCGTCGCAAGCGTCAACGCCGACGAACTGACTCCCTCCCAATCCCAGTCCCTCAGCGCCCTGCAGCAACGCCTGGCACGGACCGCCAAGGCGTCCACCGTCCTTCAATACGGCAGCGACCGCCAGGAACTGCGTGGCTTCGCGGACGATTTCCGCGAGCGCGGCGAAATTCGCTTCCAAACCAACGAACAAGTCGGGCTCTTCACCTTTCACCTACAAGCTGCCGCGGTCGACGACCCGCTCGACTCCAAAGACTACCGCCTCGACGGAAGCTACGTCTCCCTCGACTGGAAAAATTGGCAGTTCGGAGCCGGAGCCATCGACCGCTGGTGGGGACCGGGATGGCAAGGAAGCCTCATCCTTTCCAACAATGCCCGCCCCAGCCCTGGACTGTTTCTCAATCGCAACACCACGAAAGCCTTCGATCTGCCAGTCCTGCGCAAGCTGGGCCCTTGGTCCTTCAGCGCCTTCGCAAACCAACTGGAAAGCGATCGCCACATCCCAGATGCCAAGCTCCTCGGCGCCCGTTTCACCTTCAAGCCCATCGACTCCCTCGAAATCGGCCTCTCGCGCACTGCCCAGTGGGGCGGCGAAGGACGTCCCGAAAACCTCAGCAGCCTGAAGGACCTCATCCTTGGAAACGACAACGTCGGCGACGACGGCATCGAGCTCGACGGCTCCAACGAACCGGGCAACCAGCTCGGCGGCATCGACCTTCGCTGGACCACTCGCATCGCCGAGCAACCGGTCACCTTTTACGGCCAGCTCATCGGCGAGGACGAGGCCGGCGGATTCCCCTCGCGCAAGATTGGCCTCTTCGGAATCGAGACCCCTATCGCTACGAACTTCTCGCAAGGACGCGTCTTCCTCGAAGCCAGCGACACCACTATGGACTTCCTCGACGACCGCTTCGCCAATGGCACCTACAACCACAGCGTCTACCAAAGCGGCTACCGCTACCGCGGAAACGCGCTCGGAGCCTCCACCGACAACGACTCCCGTCTGCTGACTTTGGGCGGTTTTCATGAAATCGGCTCTGACAATTCACTGACTTGGAAAGCTCAATACGCCTCTCTCAATCGAGATGGTTCCCCCGGCCGCAACACCATTGCCAGCTCTCACGAGCAGGTTGGAATCCTCTCGGCCAAGTTCGAGCACCAGCTGAACGAGCAATTGAGCCTCGGGCTGAACGCCAGTCACCTGCTGGATGACGTCTCGCCGGATACGCGACTCCCGAAGTCGAGCATCCAGCTCGCGCTTACCATTTTCAACTAG
- a CDS encoding SLC5 family protein, with product MTQTLVFVLITASIALLTYWKCRQFGSRGTGAKEYFLAGGSLSWIFVAGSLTLTNINTDTLVGWNGNQTLIVVWWELAGVAGLLLLAKVFLPIYYRNNCTTVTELLERRYGEPNLRATVAFLFLLGNVAIFLPIMLYTSSLFLISLFDLQIPLLLVAATIAVAGALYAIFGGLRAVAISDTYSGVLLFGMALLVVFLALAAVDWNLADLPPERITLIGDANSKVPWHTLLTGMILSQLFYWSTNQTITQRALAAKSLKEAQLGCYAAAVIRATIVPAIVIIPGLCAFKLYGETGDSTYGRIVSDTLPHWLTGAFAAAMVAATMTSFNSTLNSSAALYVCDLHQRYFNPKVNITRLSVSVSILFALLGIGLVPLYMGAESIIQLIQQLIGLFSMPILAAFMTGLLFRNVDARAVIASLLFGAGLYALLTFGWEAWYATAPDARIKPWHFLHVMFITVCCCIGFALAINRAIFSRRARFDFRKIA from the coding sequence ATGACCCAAACCCTCGTTTTCGTCCTCATTACGGCGAGTATCGCCCTGCTCACCTATTGGAAATGTCGCCAATTCGGCTCTCGCGGCACCGGCGCCAAAGAGTACTTCCTCGCCGGGGGAAGCCTCAGTTGGATCTTCGTCGCTGGCTCCCTCACGTTGACTAACATCAACACCGACACCCTTGTCGGCTGGAATGGCAACCAGACCTTGATCGTGGTCTGGTGGGAACTGGCCGGCGTGGCGGGGCTCCTCTTGCTCGCCAAGGTTTTTCTCCCCATCTACTACCGCAACAACTGCACCACCGTCACGGAGCTGCTGGAACGCCGCTACGGCGAACCCAACCTGCGAGCAACGGTCGCCTTTCTCTTCCTACTGGGAAACGTCGCCATCTTTCTGCCGATCATGCTCTACACGAGCTCGCTGTTCCTCATCTCGCTCTTCGACCTGCAAATCCCCCTCCTGCTCGTGGCCGCAACGATTGCGGTTGCGGGAGCCTTGTACGCTATTTTCGGCGGACTACGGGCCGTCGCCATTTCCGATACCTACAGTGGCGTGCTCCTCTTCGGAATGGCCCTCCTCGTCGTCTTCCTCGCTCTCGCCGCGGTCGATTGGAACCTTGCCGACCTGCCGCCAGAGCGGATCACCTTGATAGGCGACGCCAACTCCAAAGTGCCCTGGCACACCCTGCTCACGGGTATGATCCTGTCCCAGCTTTTCTACTGGAGCACCAACCAAACCATCACCCAACGCGCCCTTGCCGCCAAATCCCTCAAAGAGGCGCAACTCGGCTGCTACGCCGCAGCAGTCATCCGCGCCACCATCGTTCCTGCGATCGTTATCATTCCCGGTCTCTGCGCCTTCAAGCTGTATGGAGAAACTGGAGACAGCACCTATGGCCGCATCGTTTCGGATACGCTTCCGCATTGGCTAACCGGAGCCTTCGCCGCTGCCATGGTGGCCGCGACGATGACAAGCTTCAACTCGACCCTCAACTCCTCCGCCGCCCTCTATGTCTGCGACCTGCACCAACGCTACTTCAATCCGAAGGTGAACATCACCCGCCTCAGCGTCAGCGTCTCCATCCTGTTCGCTCTCCTCGGCATTGGACTCGTTCCCCTCTACATGGGGGCCGAGAGCATCATCCAGCTCATTCAACAGCTCATCGGCCTCTTCAGCATGCCGATCCTCGCCGCCTTCATGACCGGCCTGCTCTTCCGCAACGTCGACGCCCGAGCCGTCATCGCCTCGCTCCTTTTCGGGGCCGGGCTCTATGCCTTACTTACCTTCGGCTGGGAGGCTTGGTACGCCACCGCCCCCGACGCCCGAATCAAGCCGTGGCACTTCCTGCACGTCATGTTCATCACCGTCTGCTGCTGCATCGGATTCGCTCTTGCCATCAATCGCGCTATATTCAGTCGCCGCGCCCGTTTCGACTTTCGCAAAATCGCTTAA
- a CDS encoding class I SAM-dependent methyltransferase has product MDELLSYQREAWNRQSKAGSPWCTPVTSKQIAAARNGDWSVILTPNKKVPQRWFGDLSGKDLLCLASGGGQQAPILAAAGAKVTSFDNSDEQLAKDTLVAKRDGLAIRAVQGDMADLSAFADESFDLIFHPVSNVFAPDIRPVWKECYRVLRNGGRLLAGFMNPHFFLFDHEDAERDGKLEVKYSLPFSDLESLPEKKLQQIRAKGYACEFSHSLESQIGGQTDAGFLVADLYEDKWNDEATPLNKYAPLYIATLARKLSESSS; this is encoded by the coding sequence ATGGACGAACTCCTCTCCTACCAACGCGAAGCGTGGAACCGCCAATCCAAGGCCGGAAGCCCTTGGTGCACCCCTGTCACCAGCAAACAGATCGCCGCCGCCCGAAACGGAGACTGGAGCGTCATCCTCACGCCCAACAAGAAAGTTCCCCAACGCTGGTTCGGCGACCTTTCCGGCAAGGACCTGCTCTGTCTCGCCTCCGGCGGCGGCCAGCAAGCCCCCATCCTTGCCGCAGCCGGTGCAAAGGTCACCAGCTTCGACAACTCCGACGAGCAACTCGCCAAAGACACGCTTGTAGCCAAGCGCGACGGACTCGCCATCCGCGCCGTGCAAGGCGACATGGCAGACCTGTCCGCTTTCGCCGACGAATCCTTCGACCTCATTTTTCATCCCGTCTCCAACGTATTCGCCCCAGACATACGCCCCGTTTGGAAGGAGTGCTATCGCGTCCTTCGCAATGGAGGTCGCTTGCTGGCAGGCTTCATGAATCCCCATTTTTTCCTCTTCGACCACGAAGACGCGGAAAGAGACGGCAAACTGGAAGTGAAATACTCGCTCCCTTTTTCCGATCTCGAAAGCCTTCCAGAAAAGAAGCTGCAGCAAATCCGAGCCAAAGGCTACGCCTGCGAATTCAGCCACAGCCTCGAATCCCAGATCGGCGGCCAAACCGACGCCGGTTTCCTCGTCGCCGACCTCTATGAAGACAAGTGGAACGACGAAGCCACTCCGCTCAACAAGTACGCTCCCCTCTACATCGCCACCCTCGCACGCAAGCTGAGCGAGAGCTCTTCCTGA
- a CDS encoding rhodanese-related sulfurtransferase, with amino-acid sequence MSTEKSLVVAYYKFVDLPDFEARKQPLLEFCEQHGVKGTILLAHEGINSTMAGPEAGVEAVLEYLQSDPAIGALTVKRSWADECPFYRMKVRLKKEIVRLGLPEVNPNDQVGEYVPPEKWNELISDPDVILVDTRNDYEYEIGTFKGALDPNTKSFREFPDYVKKELADKKDKKVAMFCTGGIRCEKSTSYLLKEGFEKVYHLEGGILNYLEKVDPKESLWQGDCFVFDNRVAVDHSLKKGDYEMCRACRHALTEEETKSEKYVEGISCPHCFDTLTEEQRIRAAERQKQVEISKALGRKHIGATLLEREQWREQKLEERKKANEKKGE; translated from the coding sequence ATGAGTACGGAAAAGTCACTGGTCGTTGCCTACTACAAGTTCGTCGATCTGCCCGATTTCGAAGCCCGCAAGCAGCCCTTGCTGGAGTTTTGCGAGCAGCATGGCGTCAAGGGCACCATCCTTTTGGCTCATGAAGGGATCAATTCGACGATGGCAGGACCGGAGGCCGGAGTGGAAGCGGTGCTCGAGTACCTGCAGTCGGACCCAGCGATCGGGGCCCTGACGGTGAAGCGGTCTTGGGCGGACGAGTGTCCTTTCTATCGCATGAAGGTTCGCCTGAAAAAGGAGATCGTGCGCTTGGGCTTGCCGGAGGTGAACCCTAACGACCAAGTGGGCGAGTACGTGCCGCCGGAAAAGTGGAACGAGCTGATCTCAGATCCGGATGTCATTCTAGTCGATACGCGAAACGACTACGAGTACGAGATCGGCACCTTCAAGGGAGCGCTCGACCCGAATACGAAATCGTTTCGCGAGTTCCCCGATTACGTGAAAAAGGAGCTTGCCGACAAGAAGGACAAGAAGGTGGCGATGTTTTGTACCGGCGGAATTCGCTGCGAGAAGTCGACCTCCTACTTGCTGAAGGAAGGATTCGAAAAGGTCTACCACTTGGAAGGTGGCATTCTTAACTACTTGGAGAAGGTGGATCCCAAAGAAAGCCTTTGGCAGGGCGATTGTTTCGTATTCGACAACCGCGTAGCGGTGGATCACTCCCTGAAGAAGGGCGACTACGAGATGTGTCGGGCTTGTCGCCATGCTTTGACGGAAGAGGAAACGAAGTCCGAAAAGTACGTGGAGGGAATCAGCTGTCCCCACTGTTTCGATACATTGACGGAGGAGCAGCGCATTCGGGCGGCCGAGCGCCAGAAGCAAGTGGAAATCAGCAAGGCCCTAGGCCGCAAGCACATTGGGGCGACTCTGCTCGAGCGCGAGCAGTGGCGCGAGCAGAAGCTCGAAGAGCGCAAAAAGGCGAACGAGAAAAAGGGCGAGTAG
- a CDS encoding THUMP domain-containing class I SAM-dependent RNA methyltransferase yields the protein MSKRTILVTCPKACAEYLAEELKSLGYQPTSLVSNGVFISGTYEDCIRLNLTLRTGLRVLWEVDTFTARDGEDLYHQAVRMPWEEWIPEEDAYISIVSSVRNETVVNTNFPNLRLKDAIVDRMREVTGDRPNSGNERDRGVIFLYWHEEEVCIYLDTSGIPISNRNYRSMPGAAPMRENLAASVIAATQWDKASPFLNPMCGSGTLAIEAALIASGVPGQQQRHEFAFQHFKPYDEKRYQEIRSEVRKRIPDSLPFPIIASDIDRQAIRAAETNAKKAGVAHLIEFRVCDFREAPIPEGPGVIVLNPEYGERLGEQRQLEATYKAIGDLFKQKCPGYWGYIFTGNKTLGKRVGLKTKRKIEFYNGPIECRLLEYELYGGTRNPKKVS from the coding sequence ATGTCCAAACGCACCATCCTCGTCACCTGTCCTAAAGCCTGCGCCGAATACCTGGCCGAAGAGCTCAAGTCGCTCGGCTACCAGCCCACTTCCCTCGTCTCCAACGGCGTCTTCATCTCCGGCACCTACGAGGACTGCATCCGCCTCAATCTCACCCTGCGCACCGGCCTGCGGGTGCTCTGGGAAGTCGACACCTTCACCGCCCGCGACGGCGAGGACCTCTACCACCAAGCCGTACGTATGCCTTGGGAAGAGTGGATCCCCGAAGAAGACGCCTACATCTCCATCGTCTCCTCCGTGCGCAACGAGACCGTCGTCAACACCAACTTCCCCAACCTCCGCCTAAAGGACGCCATCGTCGATCGCATGCGCGAGGTCACCGGCGACCGCCCCAACTCCGGCAACGAACGCGATCGCGGCGTCATCTTCCTCTATTGGCACGAAGAGGAAGTCTGCATCTACCTCGACACCTCCGGCATTCCCATTTCCAACCGCAACTACCGCTCCATGCCCGGCGCCGCGCCCATGCGCGAAAACCTGGCCGCTTCCGTCATCGCCGCTACCCAGTGGGACAAAGCCTCGCCCTTCCTCAATCCCATGTGCGGCTCCGGTACTCTCGCCATCGAAGCCGCCCTCATCGCTTCCGGCGTTCCCGGCCAACAGCAACGCCACGAGTTCGCCTTCCAGCACTTCAAGCCCTACGACGAAAAACGCTACCAAGAGATTCGCTCGGAAGTGCGCAAACGCATTCCCGACTCCCTCCCCTTTCCCATCATCGCCTCCGACATCGACCGCCAAGCCATCCGCGCCGCCGAAACCAACGCCAAAAAGGCCGGCGTCGCCCACCTCATCGAATTCCGCGTCTGCGACTTCCGAGAAGCGCCCATTCCCGAAGGCCCCGGCGTCATTGTATTGAATCCTGAATACGGCGAACGCCTCGGCGAGCAACGCCAGCTGGAAGCCACCTACAAAGCCATCGGCGACCTCTTCAAACAAAAGTGCCCCGGTTACTGGGGCTACATTTTCACCGGCAACAAAACCCTCGGTAAACGCGTCGGCCTTAAAACCAAGCGCAAGATCGAGTTCTACAACGGCCCCATCGAATGCCGCCTCCTCGAATACGAGCTCTACGGCGGCACCCGCAACCCCAAGAAAGTCAGCTAA
- a CDS encoding cytochrome b562, translated as MKKKTLLFLVASLIFSSQYALAQHHDDHEHTPLEEEMEHIGDAWKLVRRAVRNPDQFPAAAEQVEIMIKHAKKSIDMEPSLLAQQEGDAAKKKFIEGYKKGMKHTVSLLEELHAALKAGDAEKASATIDKINDARKKGHKAYKPEDED; from the coding sequence ATGAAAAAGAAGACCCTGCTATTTCTCGTCGCCAGCCTGATATTTTCCTCTCAGTACGCTTTGGCCCAGCATCATGACGACCATGAACACACTCCACTGGAAGAGGAGATGGAGCATATCGGCGATGCGTGGAAGCTTGTGCGCCGGGCGGTGCGAAATCCCGATCAATTTCCAGCGGCAGCGGAACAGGTGGAAATCATGATCAAGCACGCCAAGAAGTCGATCGACATGGAGCCCAGCTTGCTCGCCCAACAGGAGGGAGATGCGGCCAAGAAAAAGTTTATCGAAGGCTACAAGAAAGGCATGAAGCACACGGTTTCCTTGCTCGAGGAGCTGCATGCTGCGTTGAAGGCGGGCGATGCCGAAAAAGCCTCCGCCACGATCGACAAGATCAACGATGCTCGCAAGAAGGGGCACAAGGCCTACAAGCCGGAAGACGAGGACTGA
- the fusA gene encoding elongation factor G, which produces MATDLSKYRNIGIFAHVDAGKTTTTERILKLTGKIHKLGEVHEGESTMDFMEQEAERGITIQSAATTCFWPGSEQQYDAHRFNIIDTPGHVDFTIEVYRSLKVLDGGIGVFCGSGGVEPQSETNWRYANESEVARIIYVNKLDRIGADFFRVVKQVEDRLGARPLVMVLPIGRESELKGVVDLLTRTAWVWDETGDPLNYTKQDVPEDMKDAVEEWREKLIETAVEQDDDLMEAYLEGNEPSLADIKKCIRKGTINLDFFPTYCGSSFKNKGVQNVLDGVVDYLPCPTEVKPQPEVDAEGNETGQVCIVDPKRPVRALAFKIMDDKYGALTFFRVYSGTISKGSTLLNTFTGKTERIGRIIEMHANDRNEVDSCQAGDIVAFLGMKTVQTGHTLADENDPATLEPMVFPDPVISIAITPKDKANAEKLGVALGKMVAEDPSFRVETDEDSGETILKGMGELHLDIKVDILKRTYGAEVLVGKPQVAYRESITTPISDGYTHKKQSGGSGQYGKIEYTIEPGEPGSGFQFESQVVGGNVPKEFWPAVEKGFKQSVEKGVLAGYPVVDVKVALTDGGYHPVDSSAVAFEIAARAAYRQSMPKANPQILEPIMKIDVFVSEENIGDVIGDLNRRRGMIKSQDSTPTGVQIKADAPLSEMFGYIGSLRTMTSGRGQFSMEFSHYAPCPRNVSEEVIKAALEREEAKKK; this is translated from the coding sequence ATGGCAACAGACCTATCCAAGTACAGAAACATCGGTATCTTCGCCCACGTTGACGCGGGCAAGACCACCACAACTGAGCGTATCCTCAAGCTCACCGGCAAGATTCACAAGCTGGGCGAAGTTCACGAAGGTGAATCCACCATGGACTTCATGGAGCAGGAAGCAGAACGCGGTATCACTATCCAGTCCGCCGCGACTACATGTTTCTGGCCAGGTAGCGAGCAACAATACGATGCTCACCGCTTCAACATCATCGACACCCCGGGTCACGTTGACTTCACCATCGAAGTTTACCGCTCCCTCAAGGTGCTCGACGGCGGCATCGGCGTATTCTGCGGATCCGGCGGCGTTGAGCCACAATCCGAAACCAACTGGCGCTACGCCAACGAGTCGGAAGTTGCCCGTATCATCTACGTCAACAAGCTCGACCGTATCGGCGCTGACTTCTTCCGCGTGGTCAAGCAAGTCGAGGACCGCCTCGGCGCCCGCCCACTCGTCATGGTTCTTCCCATCGGCCGCGAGTCCGAACTCAAGGGTGTCGTCGACCTCCTCACCCGTACCGCTTGGGTTTGGGACGAAACCGGCGACCCGCTCAACTACACCAAGCAAGACGTTCCTGAAGACATGAAGGACGCCGTCGAAGAGTGGCGCGAAAAGCTCATCGAAACGGCTGTCGAGCAGGACGACGATCTCATGGAAGCGTACCTCGAAGGCAACGAGCCTTCCCTCGCGGACATCAAGAAGTGCATCCGCAAGGGCACCATCAACCTCGACTTCTTCCCGACCTACTGCGGTTCTTCCTTCAAGAACAAGGGTGTACAGAACGTTCTCGACGGAGTCGTCGACTACCTGCCTTGTCCAACCGAAGTTAAGCCACAGCCAGAAGTTGACGCCGAAGGTAACGAAACCGGCCAAGTTTGTATCGTGGACCCGAAGCGCCCCGTTCGCGCTCTCGCGTTCAAAATCATGGACGACAAGTACGGAGCCCTCACCTTCTTCCGCGTCTACTCCGGCACCATCTCCAAGGGCTCAACCCTGCTCAACACGTTCACCGGCAAGACCGAGCGTATCGGCCGCATCATCGAGATGCACGCCAACGACCGCAACGAAGTCGATTCCTGCCAAGCGGGCGACATCGTAGCCTTCCTCGGCATGAAGACCGTGCAAACCGGTCACACCCTCGCCGACGAAAACGATCCTGCCACGCTCGAGCCAATGGTCTTCCCAGACCCCGTTATCTCGATCGCCATCACTCCGAAGGACAAGGCCAACGCTGAAAAGCTCGGCGTCGCCCTCGGCAAGATGGTTGCAGAAGACCCTTCCTTCCGCGTCGAGACCGACGAAGATTCCGGCGAAACCATCCTCAAGGGCATGGGCGAGCTTCACCTCGACATCAAAGTCGACATCCTCAAGCGCACCTACGGAGCCGAAGTGCTCGTGGGCAAGCCACAGGTTGCCTACCGCGAATCGATCACCACTCCGATCTCCGACGGCTACACCCACAAGAAGCAGTCCGGCGGTTCCGGCCAGTACGGTAAGATCGAGTACACCATCGAGCCAGGCGAGCCAGGTTCCGGCTTCCAGTTCGAGTCCCAGGTCGTGGGCGGCAACGTTCCTAAGGAATTCTGGCCAGCCGTTGAAAAGGGCTTCAAGCAATCCGTCGAAAAGGGTGTCCTCGCTGGCTACCCAGTGGTCGACGTAAAGGTTGCCCTCACCGACGGTGGCTACCACCCGGTCGACTCTTCCGCTGTCGCGTTCGAAATCGCTGCTCGCGCTGCCTACCGTCAGTCCATGCCGAAGGCCAACCCGCAGATCCTCGAGCCGATCATGAAGATCGACGTGTTCGTTTCCGAAGAAAACATCGGTGACGTCATCGGCGACCTCAACCGCCGCCGCGGTATGATCAAGTCCCAGGACTCGACTCCAACCGGCGTACAGATCAAGGCGGACGCTCCTCTGTCCGAGATGTTCGGCTACATCGGATCGCTCCGTACCATGACCTCCGGCCGCGGCCAGTTCTCCATGGAGTTCTCGCACTACGCGCCTTGCCCACGCAACGTTTCCGAGGAAGTCATCAAGGCTGCCCTCGAGCGCGAAGAGGCCAAGAAGAAGTAG